One Xiphophorus maculatus strain JP 163 A chromosome 15, X_maculatus-5.0-male, whole genome shotgun sequence genomic window, GATCATAGAGTTATAAGTTGCGGGCAGCAGCGTAGCATAGGTGTACACTGATGGATACTCCCTCTCACCTACAAGGCAGTAGATGGCAAACGGCAGCCAGCTGGCACCAAAAGTCCCCAAGATGATGGCTAAAGTGGACACCCCCTTTTTGGTGGCAACATAATGGGATGTGGCGAAAAAGTGCTGCTGCAGGGCAATCTGGTGTGCGTGTCGGCACACAATCTTGCAAATCTTAAAGTAAAGGGTCAGCATGAGCACAAAGATGACGAAGAAAGACGTGGCTAGGAGCATGAGGTTGCTCCGGGTCAGAGGGCGGACAATGCTGCAGGAGGCTGGCTCGTGCAGGCAGTTCCAGCCCAGCACTGGTAGCAGACCCAGCAGCAGAGACACCCCCCATGTCACAATTAGCATCAGATGCACGCACTGCAGCGTCTTGTCTGAGAAATACGTCAGGGCATTGTAGAGGGAAAAGTAACGGTCCACGGTGATAGCTAGGAGGCTGCTGATGGATGCCGTGAAAGATGCTACCAGAAAGCCCACCGTGATGAGGCTGATGGTCTCGGAGGAGATGACATACTGGAACACAAAATTGAGGATTAATCCCATGCCAGCCAGCAGGTCTGCTGTGGCCAGGCTCCCGATCAGCACAAACATGGGAGTCCTTAGGGTGGGAGTGTAGAAGATGATTGCTACCACGATAGCGTTCTCACAGGCGATGACAGTGCCTGACATGCAGAGCATGATGTCCCACGGGTTGACAGGGAACTCTAAGGGAGCGGTGGACAGTTCTAAGCTGCCGTTGTGTTGGTCCAAAGACTCAACCTCCATCCATGGGACAGGTTCTCCGACTGCAGAGGAGTCATTCACAACCAGGGACTCGTTCATAGCTCCACCCTGCAAAAGAGTAAGAGCAAGGTTGTTCTTAAGGAAACTATCACTTTATCATGAATTTACCTTTAGTTGGTAGAATATGGGGAGCTCAAAATTTGTTAAAAGGTTGCAATGGCTTTAAAAGGCATTTCAACATCAGTACTGtgaatttacaacaaaacataatttcaatgcccttttaaagacaaacagatcCAACTTTTAACCATAAATGTAGAATCTTTTTAATCCCTCAAAATTTGAATCACATAGAAAGATTGAAATTATGTGACATGGACTCCAatttaattctgattttaatgcTACACAGTAAAAACTCTGTTGATCAAATAAGTGGTAGTTGGTAAAAAGGTTGTCTAAGCAACACAGCTCATTGCATTTAGTCActaactttgcagcaatccctcatactgaGCCATAAAGTGCAACAAGCTGAGTACTAAACTAAATTTAACAAAGAACACAATCAATCATCCAGCAGCATATGTAGAGAACAAGCAAATATTGAACTAAGCAATTCCCAAAGTGATAATAGGAACATGCACTATAGACCATCTGTTAGAGGAGAGTAACGTGAAATTTCCCCATAAAGTTTACTTTTATGTTGCTCTGTATAGTTAAAGCCTTGATTTTAATCACTCCAAAATGCTTTctttacagataaataaaacagctgctTGAGATTACTCTCTACAAGACATGTAGATGCtcataatttaaatgtattcttttcTAGTAGATTATATAGACCAACCTttcaatttcaaagaaaaataatcctaaaatgttatttgcagATTCTTTGCAGATGCTAGTGCGCCAGCAGAGGAACTGTCCCTGGTCCTGAAAGATCAGGCTCAAAAAGTTAGGGTGCTTCTTCGCTAACAGATTAAAGCTTCTGAAAAATATTCCTATATGTTTTAATAGCCACCCCACTCTGTTATtcttacagtaaaaaaaaatcatttcaatttcagaaaaataaaatcagtgtgTTCTGCTTGCATTTCTCTACATTATGTTTGTAAAAAGACTCCCATAGTTCTTACTCTGATATTATCTGAAGACCAAACAATAATATAAAAGATGATAGAAGGATTCTATTTTTTAGTCTTTGGTACTTTATAAAAGGCTTAGACAACCTACCTTTCTGACAAAGCTGTGTGAAGTAGAATTGTCGTTCAAATCGAGCTTCAAATCATAAAGAGGTGGAGAATGAAGGTGCTTGGGTCCCTCTCAGGTGAAGCCCTTGATCTTGTTGTGCTTCCCAGGCATGGGACACACACCCAGGGCAGGAACGCTGTGAAGCATTGGCTGCTGTTCAGCTCGATGGAAAGAGGTGAGTgtgaggaggcggaggaggttGAGGAGCAGTATAGAGGGGAGAGACAGAGTCATGCAAGGAGCGTTTCAAACTGTGGAGACAGcgaacgagagagagagagagggggagggagacggagagagagggagagagagagagcgaaacACAGTACTTGGCTCTCTGTCCTTCCTTTGGATTAATCCAGCAAACAGAGTCATAAGAGAAATCCAGACAGGTTCTAGAAGAGACTGATGGATATCTGATTTGAAGCGAGCagttaaaatgttgctttgcaTCAAACTCTGTTGGAGATTCTGAGGAGTCCAACCTGTTTGAAGCAACAGAAATACATCTGTACATGTCATTGTACTTTAACTACTATTAAAATGTACTATTAAAAATAAGGAATccagaaagcaagaaaaagcTCAAACTGTTTATATTACCTGCTGTTTTTGAGCAAACATACCAAAAGCGTAAAGTCAGCCATATGTATTGATGTAAAAGCATGATGAATAAATTACAGTAAtctaaaatctttaaataaaatttactcGGTGTTATCATGGTTGTTGACATGTCATCATATCTTGTAGGTTTAACTTCGATTGGGTCAGTCAAGTATTGGTCTCAAAATATCATCTCTGTAATAGTCAAGtagaaaatacttaaaaaaaatagtccatgcaaattttttacttaaatttcaATAACAAacctgtgtattttttttctttagaatgtAACTAACTTGAATTATAAATTTTGAAGCAAATGACTCTATTAGTTGGAGTACATATTCTACTTCAGGGAAGTGCAAGGGTGGAACTGCATATTCACATTGTGGAAGTTAAACCTTGCAGCAACATCTTGTTGAATCTATCTTATAAAGAACTGTAACTATGGGTAACTGTAGCTGCAaagtgtacctaataaagtggccactGAGTGTATCTATATGTATTGTGAAACAAACTTCTCAGTTCTTTCTCTGTGTGGGAGAGTGATTTGAAATACCTACCTTATGTGACAGCGTAGAGTTTATACATTAATCATATATGGCAGAAATCATTTATTAAGTAGAGTATAGCATAAATTCAAACAGTTATATGTGAAAAGAGTGTATTATTTCAAGCTAATCGGTGATGTGTTTGAGCTTCTAGTGAATGCTGAATTCAAATAGAGAggagggaaagagagaaaaagcagcagtAAAGCAATATGTAAACTAGCTTTGGTTTCCTGGTAACAGCAGTTTGGTCAACCTCTGTCAAGCTTGGGGGCTGCAGAAATCTTTATTCATGAGCTGAGTAGTCACATGAAGCgtgtaatattttatatcaaagacacaaaattcCAAACaggataagaaaaaatatacaagtcATTTCATTTGCCTTGTTAGAATGCTACATGGGCTAAAATGCCACCAAAACCAAAGTACTCCACTGCTAAATCCAAATATTCAacctctgctctgttttagagGGGTCTTCCCATAAtgagctaaaagaaaaacaacaacaacagaaaaaaaaaacatagctgtTTGCATTTATTCACCCACACCGATGTGTTCCGAGAGAGTTCTCAGCGTAATGAGACATCTGCCATTAGGAACAGAAAAATAGGACTATTTTATGAAAAGCCTTCGTTTCGTCAAAACAGTCCATTTTTGGGAAGCAAACCTCAACTGTCAACAGCgtgcaaacacaaacagcagagcaGTACAGGGGGGCAAACACCTGTCTATgtaaacacaaagcagtgaCTCACCCCTCAATTCAGAAATGCCCTTCTAGTGATATTTAACAAAAGCAGAATCCGAGTATGTCTCTAATAGGCGGCGAAAAGGTCAATAACAAGAGCCTGCTCCctcagaaaatttaaataaagagtCAACTCAGCGTGCAGGTGATAAGTTTATGGTTAAGTAATGGGTGAACAgatttagtgtaaaaaaaaaaaaattgcatggACAGGTAGACGCAGCAATGGGCTTGGTGGtgacagcaaaaacaaaaatctgtccTTGGGGAATAAATAGAGACACAGCAGAGAAATAACACTTCAATTTCACTCAGAAAATTGACCTACTTCTTACCTAAAAAGCTGCTGTACTCACCCAAGGAAACTTGTACCCTTTATGCAACACATCAATCATACAAATTGGATGGCTCCATCACTAGAGATGTCACGTAATTAGATAAAAGCTCCTGACCCACTGTTCAGTAGTGAGTATACAGTAAGAGCTATCATGACCCAAATTCTACAGAATTTCCATCATTTAACCAGCAAGATTAGTGCAGATGTTAGCAATAAGTAAATAATGTTTATGCTTTGAAGGTTCTTGCATGAATGGCCCTGTGAGAGTCCCTCTTTTAGTTCCTGAAAACATGGGAGGTCATCTACATTTTGGGGGTATTGAAATAGTTGTCCTATTTTCAGCAGTGAGCTGACAGCAGCAATTCTCCATTGACTGCAAATGcttaaaagaaatagaaaactcGTTGAGGTGCAACAGACACATAagttatacatatatattttttctgatacTTGTGTGGCATCCTTTCTAACACACCCCTGGTTCACAGCTTATGTGGTCCATGTCAAAGACCACCAATGTTTTTGGATCACAATGGATGTTCATCAGtcctttaaaacaacttttcatgAGCAGGCCcaatttgatatatatatatatatatttttttttcttttattagggTAGTTGTGTTCTTGCAGATCAAAGTTTTTATGTGCTTCTTTTTATTCAAAGTCTAGATCGCTGATTTTCCTTCTGTATAGTTTCATCTGTCTGAGGTTAAGAATCTCTCTGCTTTCAAAActggaaaatgtataaaataggTGTACAAAATTTATTGTTATAGTCTTGTTTCATTATACTACACAAAGTAAACTTTGAAACTTTTAGATTAGGTTGCAACATTATGGTATAAAAGTATTTGTAACTCTTATGcgcattttcaccaaaaaacctcatttttaaaaaaatttgtggTGTCacatgatagaccaacacaaagcagagtgTAATTGCaaaatagaaggaaaataatacatcaGATCTAGAAGCAGCTAAAGAGCCCATGACAAATCTGGCAGAGCTATAGAGATCCGCAGCTTTGATGTAATTGTTAACTGTTACGGGATGTTATATATACCAAAATCCCACAGAGATTCTGAAGCAATACTTAAacattactttttgtttcttttacttcactatTATGTGCTACTGTGTAAAAGTCTatcatataaaaacacatagaggttTGAGGTAAGACTGAAACTCtgcctttattttcatatttgttttagGATTCAAAAAACAAAGCACTCACGTTTTCAACAGAGAAACGATAATCTCAGACTTTTCTTTatccaaagaaaaactttgtgacCCATacgctgtttaaaaaaaacatatattaatgAGGTGATGTAGTAGGTTACACAACTGTTCTATTTCAAAGTTGAACAGTTCAACCTGTACACAAACAGAAATTCATGCAGCTATGTATAATCACACTACCGCCTCTAACTTTAACTGTGGCTTATCCTGATAATCAATGGTCTATTTTCACCAAGCTTCTCCACAAATTCTTGGGCAGGCTCTTATTATTCAGTAATAAAGAGAGCGAAAACTCTGTTCACATTAAAACTGGTCTCTTCTACATTTCACTGCATTTTTATGAGATGACAGTCACCTGATATGAGGCATTTAAGTTCAGCTGTCCAAGCAGAAGAACGTTTTTGGGAATGGAGCTCAATGAAAATATATCAAACAAGggttaaaactttgaaataaaatacattcagctAATACGAGTTGATAGGAGCCATTTCACAGGAGTCCTGTCCCATTGATGGCCTTTTAGGCAGTGGTTGGCAGAATTACAGAAAACGTAACCAACAATTACAACTGACAATTCTCTATTGGTTTACAAGCTACATGTTGAATGGATTCAGTGTCTCCCTGTATTTCAGCCTCCAAAGAAGAgcttaaataaaggaataagaAATATCTGCCCTATGTAGTCTTATCTATTAATGTAGAGAGCATGGTGCGAGTTATGCCGTCACACCCGAGGTGTCGCTAGCACCATCACCTCACTATTTTGGAGTCGACAAAGAAACTATAAGAACCCCGCGGCCGTGACGCAACCCAAAATCATTGAAGCATCTCAACCGAGGCAGGAGAAAAAGCCTTCTAGGTCCACCAAGAGGCTCTTGTCACATTAGGTGAGATGTGCAAACCTGACATCAGCAATACAATCTTTGCTCGTTGCAATTAAATGTCAATGCAGTGTTTCAAAAGTATAAATattcattcacatttaaaaagaaacctcTTCATTCATCACATCATATGCATATCATGTTCTTCCCTGCTCCTCCTCCCCTACTCTCACGTGGCACTAATGCAGTGGCCGGTGGTCAGTCTGAATGACGACTGAGTGTTAGTCGTAAACGGagaacatttcacattttctgacacCTGCGCTTGAAAGCTGAGAGCTGAGAGAGTGTGAGGGGAGAGGGAACATAAAGTGTAAGGCAGCAAGGACGTGAAAGCGGATAAAGGATCTAATGGTAGGGGGAAATGAACACTTAAAAAAGCTGCATGAAAGGTAAAATATCAGATCTATGGATGGGTAGCAAATTAGGGAGACCAGATTGCATCCTTAATGAAAGGCATCAGAAATACAATATGGAGGCTTCAGTTGTTAACTGAGTAATGCATCAAgtcacagaattttttttttaactaaactaCAGTAGTTCCCACTAATATAAAACTTCATTAGCTAACAAGACATAAACATACATGAAATCCAACTACAAAAGAGGAATTtaagacaattttatttatattgagCATTTTCAGAAAAGCAATGCAAAGTTCCTTACATGAAcggaaagaaaataaacaaacagttgTGTTCTTAAATATCagtttatcaatcaaatcaatcacaTCCCGTCACAACCAAccctttgaggacattcatgatCTCGATGGGACAAATACTGAAATTGAGTGTGACATCTCTGATCAACATAGTTATGGTAATTAATATTACCATTTGCTATAGTCTGAGCTAGGGGGAGGTTATGGAGATTAAAGAGAAGAGGCCCAGAGACAGAACCCTGGGGTATTCTGCACATGGTTAGAGAATGAGTCTTAATTTTTCCATTAGCTGTTAAAAGCTGAACTTTATCAAAAGGCATTCATCTTCATCTGGAAGgctaaacagaaatgttattgtAGCAAACCTGTGTGTTTACATTTTCGGTAGACATTTAACATGTTTAACATGTTTACTATCATTGCATTTGGACAATCTCAAGAAGACAGTctgctgaattaaaataatatagatTTTATCTAATGTTACATGACGGTTTTAAACAGTACTGGTCAAAATAGCAAAGTGCACATTTGTGCGTGAATAAGAATGTTTAAGGTCAGTTTTTGTGCattaatgttttgcatgtgcACCTCAAAAACAACAGTTTCACAATGAAGTCCTTCACATAGGTTTGATAAATAGgtgttaaatttattaaaacacatCTCATATgttcaacacaaaatagtaaaaatttaaaatgtgtaccATTTTGTCAACTATGAAAGTTTTATGGTTCATGTTTACAGAAAcacttcatatttacaaaaataagcagacatgtttttggaatgataaatatatgcaaaataaaacaacatttaaaaagagacaaaagatTAGTCAGAAATGACAAACTGACTCCAAACAATATGTTCTTTTAGAAACAGTTCAATGTCAGCTCCTTGCACTGTGTTCCAAAACAtaagattaaaattatttgcatcAATTCGCACAACttatatttgcttttaattcTGCAactactatatatatatatatatatatatatatataaaacttttatCAAGTTATATATAACTTGATAAAAGTTATATCAAGTTATATATGGtgattatatataaaaaaccaCCATCGTAGCCTTGTAACAGGTAGGTTTACACAAATAATATAGTTGAAAacttataaaacagaaaatatacaaaaggcttatttgattttattattttttttagtcaaaattCAGCTGTGTAAGGTCTTCTGTACATCGTCAGGAGAAATGCATACAACTTACCAGAGTgacgagcaaaaaaaaaaaaaactgaaacatttttgtccttaTCATCCAGTTTCAGATATTTGGCTTTCACATGTATCTGTTCTTCACGTACTCCCTGTACATCAAAATATCCTCCCTGCACAGCGCCCTCACCTGGCCGTGACCCGTCATTACATGGCTCGCAAACATTTCGTGACTGCCTCTGTCTACTTGAGGAAGAGAGACGGCATAGATGCTGTCATCCTTGAAGTGGGACATTGGTTCTCTGAAAGTAGACATGTAAGAGAATAAAAGCAAACTGTCAGACCAATCAGGTAGCAACAGAAGACTAACACAagcgggggaaaaaaacaacctttccatatatttagcaaaaaaagctatttttagtttaccaagaaagaaaaaaagctttttgaatATCACGTGTTTAAAGCAGCAGCTAATGGCCACGCTGATAATAAAAGCAACACGGGGATTGTGGAGACGGGCACTTTTTCAGCAGCATATTAgatgttttgtcatgttttctcaGAAACTAAACACCAAAGCATGTCTTTCTATCCAAACAATGGATTAACAAGCTTCTGCTTGTCAGATGGTCCACTCAGTCAGCCAGTTTGACAGCAGCTGGTGTTCATACAGGAgcggaacaaaaaaaaaaagcaaaactgagtTTCAACAGAACCTTACTGGTAATGAGATTTCTGAAAGCAAAGGCAGAACTTCAGGTAGACACAAAAGCATGCCTTCATGTAAGAAACTTGGCATCGGCTCTTCTAACTAGACACAAAGCTGTGAATTATTCATCTTGAACAAACTAggtatatgtgtgtgtaatttgttcatgtttttggttttaaaaattgtattaaatcaaaataagccAAGAGTTAAAATTTTGTGACATTTGTagtgtttacaaaaaataagCTGCAATAGGccactaaatataaatatttcctaaagaTATTTCCTGTGTGCAGATACTAATTGTACAGATGATTCAACCAGCAGCTCTAAAAATGAGTCAGATTTAGTTGTTCTTTTCCTGTATATCATGTTAGTCTGCACTGTAATCCTCATCAGTGACTTTCATTGAAAAGGAAATTCATACCCTCgtctttttaatgcaaaacaacaGGAATTGGCAACAGCATTCatataatttccatttttatctcCACCAATGGAGTCAGTATCCAGTTGCCTATTCCGGATGGATCAATAGAGGAACCACACAGAGGGAGGTGAATGAATAATGCGCCCCTAACAGGAGCCACACTTTCAGGGTGCCGTAACAACTTAGAATAGCCCGGTTGCGTAACAGCCAACACACCTGCCACCAGCTGTGGACCAGACAGGAGGAGACGAAGAAAGgtgaaggaaaataaaggaCTAATTGATAAGATTGAGACCACCTTCTAACTCAACTTATAGAAAACTTcccttttattcatttttcttgtGTGTCTTGTAGCAATCAGAGTTGTTATCTTAGTACCAATGAGAAGCCAAATAGATTTACATTCACAAGTGAAGCATTACGGCTTTTGCTACGGTGCTCCGCTTGATGTGATCACTATAAAACTTTAATAGAACTTACTTTGGATTTATTTCGAAACCAGTGGAcatggaaacagaaaagaaagagagaaatagagaaaaaagaaaggaagacaaCTGGggcaacaaattaaaaaggaaagaaggaaaaagaacagAGGAATGAAAAAAGGATCTTGTAAAGATGCCTCCAAGAGAATCTATTGAAGTTTTATGTTATAATTATTGGAAGACATAGTAGCGTGTAAATCAGCAGCTCAACATCAATGCCTTTTCTAACCACAGAAAGTGCAACAGTCTTTAGGAGGTCTAAAAGTGAATAGTTACAAGTATAGGTAATCTCATTCTTttaataaagacacacaaaaaatatcatTATAAAATTTCTACCATCTCTGAATCAACCTCTGACTTCCGTAGGTTTGCTCAGAAAGGtctggaaaagaagaaaaccttctTTCAGGGTCATCTCTTGCAATTCATTTAACTGTGATTCAACTGCACATGCTCTGCAGCCTTTGTTCTCACAAAGCAATGTACAATTGCAGGACAAGTAAAAAAAGGATTGCCACGTGAACTTCTTTCTTGCAGTTTTCTCCCTATTCTACTAAAACGTGCAATGTCCAGAATGCCTGATTATTTTCCAGCCAGATGTTCTTAACATTCCCATCCATAGATGTTCTCTACCTGTGTagattaaattacttttaaataaaaaaagtagcaTCAGTTGTTTCCTAAACTTTTACTTTACTAAACAGATAACGAACAGTGAAGAGTGAATTTGTGCATTAAGACTTTCAAAATACagtatttccatttttaaaatttattcaaattgatttgacatttactaaaatgtgattaaattattgaatagCACTCAGCTTTTTCTGTATCCTTGGAGATGAAGCTGAAATTAATACCTCTGTTCGAACTGCATTGTGCAGCTGCCAGGAAAATTATTAAGCAGAAAAAGTTGAATTCAACTTTTGTCTTTAATGCTTGAAAATTCCAAGGTCTTTTGCCCAACTatcaattaaaatgcatttaatccATTTTAGATCAATTCTGCTCCcgataaaagataaataatgtGATGGCCGCATCCTTTTGTTTCTTCATAATGTCAATTATTTATATTGATACTTaggcaaattattttaataattaaattacaaaaaaaaattcaaattattaaaaaaacatgttaaggCTTTCAAGTTTCATCTGAAAAAATAGATGAAACTATAAATTCTTAATTTATAGGCAGAGAAATTTTACATCTTGGGATGGAATATGTGCTTCCTTTTATGATCAAAAGAAAGAGTGTTTTTCTATGGCTTCACATTGAAATTACACGTGTGCTTGTGCATAGTGCCTCCACTTCCTGCTGGGTCACGGATGCAGTCGCAGCAAGAAGACGGCTGGACCACGCATGGAATGAAAAGAAATAGAGTAATACCATAAGAGTGCACAGCTAGAGGCCTTGCGGGAACTTATTTAGTTTTGCGCTTCTCCCGAGGATACTTAGGGGGAGAAATTGTATTTCCAAGtgttttttatgacttaaaGCTAATATGGCAACGGTTAACAAAACGTGAGTTTGAGCTACTAAGCTTAGTTACACGTGTCTGAGTATTTCCATGTATATCTCGATAAACAGTAACAATGTTTGAATTCAAAAAGTAATCAGAAAATTTAGCTTCTCTAGCTATGGCTCTTTGTGGCTTTCTGTCCTGGTGGAAGATGTCAACAAGTTTCTACAGGACAATGGTTAAGTCAACAGTATTTCACATGAGTTTGTAGGCTATATACAGAACTATAcgttttaaaaagctttaatatCCAAATTTTCTAAGAGTCTGAACTTGGATTTTCATTAGCTGCAAGGTATAAGCATTGAAATTAAGAGTcaacattatttttgctgttttctgtttgtttgcctCTGCTGTGTTTCCCTTTCTGAGTATTTCTGGACCATCTTTATGAAATCAAAGGGCTCTGCTAAAAGGTTATGGATTTAGATCATTTGTGTTTGTACAACCAGCTCTATAAACACTACAGCCTCAAGAGAAAGGAGAAGTACAGTCAAATAGAGTATCAGTACAATGAGATCCAGTGGAAAAAACAGTGAATAAGGTTTATATAAAAAAGCTGCAACTTTGTTATGTTTTGATATGAGAACACCAAACTGGCATTTGTGCTGAACTGTTAAACAGCGACCCCAGTTCTTTTCGTTTAATGGTTCACGTTTTACTTACAAGCAAATGATATTCGCCAAGTTTATGCGTTCTGTTTTCTCCACTGTGTGCTGGTTCTCACCAAGATGTGcaaacctgcagaaaga contains:
- the gpr6 gene encoding G-protein coupled receptor 6, translated to MNESLVVNDSSAVGEPVPWMEVESLDQHNGSLELSTAPLEFPVNPWDIMLCMSGTVIACENAIVVAIIFYTPTLRTPMFVLIGSLATADLLAGMGLILNFVFQYVISSETISLITVGFLVASFTASISSLLAITVDRYFSLYNALTYFSDKTLQCVHLMLIVTWGVSLLLGLLPVLGWNCLHEPASCSIVRPLTRSNLMLLATSFFVIFVLMLTLYFKICKIVCRHAHQIALQQHFFATSHYVATKKGVSTLAIILGTFGASWLPFAIYCLVGEREYPSVYTYATLLPATYNSMINPIIYAYRNSEIQRSIYMLLCGCFQANGSYRSRSPSEV